One Ignisphaera sp. DNA window includes the following coding sequences:
- a CDS encoding DUF1512 domain-containing protein — MQIGNDWNNIISILFWLVFMLYFFTDLPQKTQFLRYEKGVAARLTVVEGLVKESISKVKTYLSKLGVGNIDTIIGNSLENYFAIEPVSIEPTDIIKRLDHIITANEDKFKKDLQNSMPNIGRHMLNNIAVSLAVASALYTVFKVLRHYYLLGKKYENWVLLMQLYLLLPQLLRELMPYVRAVDTFIKGVPIGDSAGAMVAYKLAGLAPRIDIEEDTVYSITEIDGRKVYVIKAKGPGATVGRPGKAVAKIAEMLENKVARIITVDAALKLEGEPTGLVAEGSGAAIGDVGPEKIEIERTAVKCGAPLDAVIIKMGNDEAINPMTKEISDGVEKAYQKVLEIIRNRTKPGDNVIVVGIGNSVGVY, encoded by the coding sequence ATGCAGATCGGCAACGACTGGAACAATATAATATCCATACTCTTCTGGCTCGTATTCATGCTATACTTCTTCACGGACCTCCCACAAAAAACACAGTTTCTGAGATACGAAAAAGGTGTTGCAGCAAGGCTAACAGTTGTTGAGGGCCTTGTCAAAGAGAGCATATCCAAGGTGAAGACATACCTATCCAAACTGGGCGTAGGCAACATAGATACAATAATAGGAAACTCGCTAGAAAACTACTTCGCTATAGAACCTGTCTCCATAGAGCCGACAGACATTATAAAGAGGCTTGACCACATAATAACAGCCAACGAAGACAAATTCAAAAAGGATCTGCAAAACTCCATGCCGAACATAGGCAGACACATGCTGAACAACATAGCAGTCTCGCTAGCAGTTGCCTCAGCCCTCTACACAGTATTCAAGGTTTTGAGACACTACTACCTGCTTGGGAAGAAGTATGAGAACTGGGTTCTTCTAATGCAGCTATACCTACTCCTCCCACAGCTGCTAAGAGAGCTTATGCCCTATGTGAGAGCTGTTGACACATTCATAAAAGGTGTTCCAATAGGAGACTCGGCAGGCGCCATGGTCGCCTACAAGCTTGCTGGGCTAGCGCCCAGAATAGATATTGAGGAAGACACAGTATACTCAATCACTGAAATAGATGGCAGAAAAGTCTATGTGATAAAAGCAAAGGGGCCTGGAGCAACAGTTGGAAGACCCGGAAAAGCTGTTGCAAAAATTGCTGAGATGCTAGAGAACAAGGTGGCTAGAATCATAACAGTAGATGCAGCACTAAAGCTCGAGGGAGAGCCAACAGGTCTAGTTGCAGAAGGCTCTGGAGCAGCAATAGGCGATGTCGGGCCAGAAAAAATAGAGATTGAGAGAACAGCTGTAAAGTGTGGCGCACCACTAGACGCTGTAATAATTAAAATGGGTAACGACGAGGCGATAAACCCAATGACAAAAGAGATTTCCGATGGAGTTGAAAAAGCCTATCAAAAAGTTCTAGAGATTATAAGGAATAGAACAAAACCCGGAGACAATGTAATCGTTGTGGGTATTGGAAACAGCGTTGGTGTATACTAA
- the tmk gene encoding dTMP kinase — MLIVFEGIDAAGKSTMSRMVVEHIRRKGLEATLFSYPNYTSIYGSIIKLFLESKIRLTHQELFFLYILDMYREKPKVEKALSSGYTVIMDRYYTSTIAYQCSLGFDYEMARKIIEYLDMPKPDTIIYLDIEPRKAVERKAKQKNLDVFEKDIEFLEKVRKMYWRLIGEGYPTKNWIVVDASKGINEVFSYIIERLQL; from the coding sequence ATGCTAATAGTTTTTGAGGGTATTGACGCAGCCGGCAAATCTACTATGAGCAGAATGGTTGTAGAGCATATCCGGAGAAAAGGGCTTGAAGCAACCTTATTCTCATACCCCAACTACACCTCGATATATGGATCCATAATAAAACTCTTTCTAGAATCCAAAATAAGATTGACACACCAAGAACTTTTCTTCCTATACATACTAGACATGTATAGAGAGAAGCCCAAAGTCGAAAAAGCGCTTTCAAGCGGATACACCGTTATAATGGATAGGTACTACACCTCCACAATAGCATATCAATGCTCCCTCGGATTCGACTACGAAATGGCGAGGAAAATCATAGAGTATCTCGATATGCCAAAGCCAGACACAATAATCTATCTCGATATAGAGCCTAGAAAAGCTGTAGAGAGAAAAGCAAAGCAAAAGAATCTCGACGTATTTGAAAAAGACATTGAGTTTCTGGAGAAGGTCAGAAAAATGTACTGGAGGCTAATAGGCGAGGGATACCCAACAAAGAACTGGATTGTTGTAGACGCGAGCAAGGGCATTAATGAGGTGTTCAGCTACATTATTGAGAGACTACAGCTATAG
- a CDS encoding cysteine synthase family protein, with protein sequence MVSDILELIGGTPVIEIKSVGLENGCRLFAKLEYFNPTGSHKDRIALYMVRGAIKRFGLKPGNYIVEASSGNTAISVTFVARRLGLKPVIVIPKSTSKAKVKILEFLGAEIIFGDEDPASESYYIRIAERVARERNTVFLNQYANPDNALAHYETTAREIWEQMNGDIDAFVMGVGTGGTITGVGRFLKERKRDVKIVAVTPRGSKLAGGVGEDRIEGLLHKDVPPLLDKTVIDRVIEVSYSEALEMALHLAKEEGILAGISSGANIAGAIKVSRELPRNSKIVTIIADSIFRYVEEIQ encoded by the coding sequence ATGGTGTCAGATATTCTGGAACTTATTGGAGGCACCCCAGTGATAGAGATTAAGAGTGTGGGACTCGAGAATGGCTGTAGACTATTTGCAAAGCTAGAGTATTTCAATCCTACTGGCAGCCACAAAGATAGGATAGCGCTGTACATGGTGAGAGGGGCCATAAAGAGGTTTGGGCTAAAACCAGGCAATTATATTGTCGAGGCGTCTAGCGGCAACACAGCTATTTCCGTGACATTCGTAGCTAGGAGGCTTGGACTAAAACCAGTTATAGTGATCCCCAAGTCGACTAGCAAGGCAAAGGTCAAGATACTAGAGTTTCTAGGCGCCGAGATAATATTCGGCGATGAGGATCCAGCCTCGGAGAGCTACTACATAAGAATTGCTGAGAGGGTTGCGAGAGAGAGAAACACTGTTTTCCTAAACCAGTATGCAAACCCCGACAACGCATTGGCGCACTACGAAACGACTGCCAGAGAGATTTGGGAGCAGATGAATGGCGATATAGACGCTTTTGTCATGGGTGTTGGGACAGGGGGTACTATAACAGGTGTCGGCAGGTTCCTAAAGGAGAGGAAACGGGATGTGAAGATAGTGGCTGTAACCCCGAGGGGGTCGAAGCTTGCTGGAGGTGTTGGGGAGGATAGGATAGAGGGGTTGCTACACAAAGATGTTCCACCACTCCTAGACAAGACAGTGATAGACAGGGTAATCGAGGTTTCCTATAGCGAGGCGCTTGAAATGGCGCTTCACCTAGCGAAAGAAGAGGGCATATTGGCAGGGATATCCTCAGGTGCCAACATAGCTGGGGCTATAAAGGTTTCTAGAGAGCTTCCAAGGAACTCCAAGATAGTTACAATAATTGCCGACTCTATATTTAGATACGTAGAGGAGATTCAATAG
- a CDS encoding KEOPS complex subunit Pcc1 — protein sequence MMLELSIEIVMSDENMCRSVLNAVEPDNKTAPSSITIDVTCQGNVMKILVRGSNTKILTFRNTVDDLLEHVSIAMKTVNEVHSASTS from the coding sequence ATGATGTTGGAGCTAAGCATAGAGATAGTGATGAGCGATGAAAACATGTGTAGATCTGTTCTAAACGCGGTTGAGCCAGACAACAAAACAGCTCCAAGCTCTATAACCATCGATGTTACATGCCAGGGCAACGTTATGAAGATACTAGTTAGAGGCTCAAATACGAAGATCCTAACGTTTAGAAATACTGTAGATGATCTTCTAGAACATGTATCCATAGCCATGAAAACGGTTAACGAGGTTCATAGTGCTAGCACCTCTTGA
- a CDS encoding 30S ribosomal protein S15 produces MAGKRRDKGESHSTRPARLGPPKWVRYSQDEIEAIVVELARMGYTPSMIGVILRDQYGIPLVKSVTGMKLTKILEKHGVALPIPEDLLRLMAKAVNLRRHLSEQPKDFTSKRGLIETESKIRALIRYYKRVGKLPPDFEYDPERARLLVSQYLGAVLQQGMAQSPSQAPAGTVTQPATTAQESQQQPSQQQPESSEAQQ; encoded by the coding sequence ATGGCTGGTAAAAGGAGAGATAAGGGAGAGTCGCATTCAACTAGGCCTGCAAGACTTGGCCCCCCAAAATGGGTTAGATATTCACAGGATGAGATTGAGGCTATTGTAGTTGAGCTAGCTAGGATGGGGTACACCCCATCTATGATAGGGGTTATCCTGAGAGACCAGTATGGGATTCCACTAGTCAAATCAGTTACAGGTATGAAACTTACAAAGATTCTTGAGAAACATGGTGTTGCACTGCCCATACCAGAGGATCTGCTTAGACTAATGGCCAAGGCAGTGAATCTGAGGAGGCATCTATCTGAACAGCCAAAGGATTTCACGAGTAAGAGGGGGTTAATAGAGACAGAGTCTAAGATAAGAGCATTGATAAGATACTATAAGCGTGTGGGCAAACTACCCCCAGATTTCGAATATGATCCTGAGAGAGCAAGGCTCCTTGTCTCTCAGTATCTTGGCGCAGTACTGCAGCAGGGCATGGCACAATCCCCTAGCCAGGCACCTGCCGGTACAGTAACACAACCAGCAACCACAGCTCAAGAGAGTCAGCAACAACCATCGCAACAACAGCCAGAGTCTTCCGAGGCACAGCAGTAG
- a CDS encoding XTP/dITP diphosphatase: MEIFFATNNMNKVREAEAILRSFGIRIIPVNVKKIEIQHDSLEEIARYAAKIAYKELGKPVVVEDSGLFIDSLNGFPGPYSNYVYKTIGLRGVLKLLEDYREIELRKARFIAVVVLALSEDEVKVFRGVVEGFIAFEIRGDKGFGYDPIFIPMGAAKTFAEMDLEEKGLYSHRGKAFRELGAWLHRSMHGR, from the coding sequence ATGGAGATATTTTTCGCGACAAACAACATGAATAAGGTGAGAGAGGCCGAGGCTATTCTAAGGAGTTTTGGGATAAGGATTATACCTGTAAATGTTAAGAAGATTGAGATTCAGCACGATTCTCTAGAGGAGATAGCAAGATACGCTGCTAAAATTGCTTATAAGGAGCTTGGGAAGCCTGTTGTTGTCGAAGACTCAGGGCTTTTCATAGATTCTCTAAATGGGTTTCCAGGTCCCTATAGCAACTATGTTTATAAAACCATTGGTTTGAGGGGGGTGCTCAAGCTTCTAGAGGATTATAGGGAGATTGAGCTTAGAAAGGCAAGGTTTATAGCTGTAGTGGTGCTAGCTCTTTCAGAGGATGAGGTTAAGGTGTTTAGAGGTGTGGTAGAGGGGTTTATAGCATTCGAGATAAGGGGTGATAAAGGCTTTGGCTATGACCCAATATTCATACCTATGGGGGCTGCAAAAACCTTTGCCGAGATGGATCTAGAGGAAAAGGGGCTCTATTCCCATAGAGGCAAAGCATTTAGAGAGCTTGGCGCATGGTTACATAGGTCGATGCATGGCAGGTAA
- a CDS encoding Kae1-associated kinase Bud32, producing MEIELPETIKEMLGEDYAIIHRDGIAIGKVLDSVELLSMGAEAYIFKAKFMGVDAIIKWRFPKPYMPKELDMQLRRYRTELEAKIIWKALSIGVKAPTPLFTDLKECFLIMTYVNGENFRDVVGIIDDEKLCSLTRTIGFYAGILHKNNIVHGDLTTSNAIVGKDAVYIIDFGLSTISKRIEDKAIDIHIFFRSVESAHSRFEELMKRCFVDGYRDAVGEDTANKVLNAVKNIRLRGRYIAERKLKSEWVL from the coding sequence ATGGAGATAGAGCTTCCAGAGACCATAAAAGAAATGCTTGGCGAAGACTATGCAATTATCCATAGAGATGGTATTGCCATTGGCAAGGTGCTTGACTCTGTAGAGCTGCTTTCGATGGGGGCAGAGGCATACATATTCAAAGCAAAGTTTATGGGTGTAGATGCTATAATTAAGTGGAGGTTTCCAAAGCCCTACATGCCGAAGGAGCTAGACATGCAGTTGAGGAGGTATAGAACAGAGCTAGAAGCTAAGATAATTTGGAAAGCACTTTCAATAGGTGTCAAAGCTCCGACACCCCTCTTCACAGATCTTAAGGAGTGCTTCCTCATAATGACCTATGTGAACGGCGAGAATTTTAGAGATGTTGTTGGGATTATAGATGATGAGAAGCTATGCAGTTTAACAAGAACTATAGGTTTTTATGCAGGGATTTTGCACAAAAACAACATTGTCCACGGGGATTTGACAACAAGTAATGCAATAGTCGGTAAAGATGCTGTATACATTATAGATTTTGGTCTTTCCACAATTTCTAAGAGAATTGAGGATAAGGCCATCGATATACACATATTCTTTAGATCTGTGGAGAGTGCGCATAGCAGATTTGAGGAACTTATGAAAAGATGTTTTGTTGATGGATATAGAGATGCTGTTGGCGAGGATACAGCAAACAAGGTTTTGAATGCTGTGAAAAATATTCGGTTGAGGGGTAGATACATTGCTGAAAGGAAGCTGAAAAGCGAGTGGGTTTTATAG
- the kae1 gene encoding KEOPS complex N(6)-L-threonylcarbamoyladenine synthase Kae1 has protein sequence MIVVGIESSAHTFGVGIVTDDNENDFILADERIQYIPKRGGIHPRESSRFLAEKGPQILKNAFIKSSIEPKKIDAVAVALGPGLGPCLRVGATIARTLSAYLNKPLVSVNHAVAHVEIGSKLTGLKDPVTVYLSGGNTAVIAYVDKRYRIFGETLDIALGNLLDTFAREVGLGPPYVVGGMHVVDKCAESGKRILPDFPYVVKGQDMAFSGLFTASLRAYRKGVDLNDICLTLREIAYNSVLEVSARCLMHTKKKEIMLVGGVAASPILREKFVEMAKIYGASVGVVPPQYAVDNGVMIAWTGLLGYKAGLTIDLKSAVVRQRWRIDEVEIPWR, from the coding sequence GTGATTGTTGTTGGCATAGAGTCTTCTGCACACACATTTGGTGTTGGAATAGTTACTGATGACAATGAAAATGATTTTATATTGGCGGATGAGCGTATCCAGTATATACCGAAGCGTGGGGGGATACACCCAAGAGAGTCATCCAGGTTTCTCGCAGAGAAGGGCCCACAGATACTGAAAAACGCTTTTATAAAATCATCGATAGAGCCGAAAAAAATCGATGCTGTGGCCGTTGCTCTCGGCCCTGGACTAGGCCCTTGCCTAAGGGTGGGCGCAACAATTGCAAGAACACTCTCAGCTTACCTAAACAAGCCACTGGTTTCTGTAAACCATGCAGTGGCACATGTTGAGATAGGCTCTAAGTTAACTGGGCTAAAAGACCCTGTAACTGTGTATCTATCTGGTGGAAACACAGCTGTTATAGCATATGTTGATAAAAGGTATAGGATTTTTGGGGAGACACTCGATATTGCGTTGGGGAATCTTCTAGACACCTTTGCTAGAGAGGTTGGTCTTGGACCACCATATGTGGTTGGCGGGATGCATGTTGTTGATAAATGTGCTGAAAGTGGGAAGAGGATACTACCCGATTTCCCCTATGTTGTCAAGGGGCAGGACATGGCATTCTCAGGCTTATTCACAGCCTCTCTCAGAGCATATAGGAAAGGCGTTGACCTAAATGATATATGTCTAACCCTCCGCGAGATCGCATACAATAGCGTATTGGAGGTGTCTGCAAGATGCTTAATGCATACAAAGAAGAAGGAGATAATGCTTGTTGGCGGTGTTGCTGCAAGCCCTATACTAAGAGAGAAGTTTGTTGAGATGGCTAAAATCTATGGGGCTTCAGTAGGTGTTGTACCACCACAGTATGCTGTTGACAACGGTGTTATGATAGCGTGGACAGGTCTACTTGGCTACAAAGCTGGGTTAACAATAGATTTGAAGTCTGCTGTTGTTAGGCAGAGATGGAGAATAGATGAGGTTGAGATCCCATGGAGATAG
- a CDS encoding 30S ribosomal protein S27ae, producing MAEKTKRFRSQLYEYDYKTGTIKLRNRLCPRCGSVMAFHKAGKPRWHCGKCNYTIFVEERKK from the coding sequence TTGGCGGAAAAAACAAAGAGATTTAGATCACAGCTCTATGAATACGACTATAAGACAGGGACGATAAAGCTTAGGAACAGGCTCTGCCCTAGATGCGGCTCGGTAATGGCTTTTCACAAAGCTGGCAAGCCTAGGTGGCACTGCGGAAAATGCAACTATACCATATTTGTTGAGGAAAGGAAAAAGTGA
- the spt4 gene encoding transcription elongation factor subunit Spt4: MSKKPSKAFKACIRCKALVPAETETCPVCGSKEFSTEWSGVVIVLDPEKSMVAKLLGIKTPGRYAIKVGA; the protein is encoded by the coding sequence TTGTCTAAAAAGCCCTCCAAGGCCTTCAAAGCATGTATAAGATGTAAGGCGCTTGTCCCAGCAGAGACAGAGACATGCCCTGTTTGCGGATCAAAGGAGTTTTCAACCGAGTGGAGCGGGGTTGTAATTGTCCTCGACCCTGAGAAGTCTATGGTAGCAAAGCTTTTAGGTATAAAAACCCCAGGGAGATATGCTATAAAGGTTGGCGCTTGA
- a CDS encoding PqqD family protein produces MAENQPQQHPRWNEVYRKKGTEVGIDKGDFIVAVDEEKAYALAPAVYYVWNMCDGETTIGKIVESLADAIQEDIDTETLYNAVTDIIDKLVEVNLLEKVS; encoded by the coding sequence ATGGCGGAGAACCAGCCACAGCAACACCCAAGATGGAACGAGGTCTATAGAAAGAAAGGAACAGAAGTAGGAATTGATAAAGGAGACTTCATTGTCGCTGTTGACGAAGAAAAGGCATATGCATTAGCGCCTGCAGTATACTATGTTTGGAACATGTGCGATGGGGAGACAACCATAGGTAAAATTGTTGAGAGTCTTGCTGACGCCATCCAAGAAGATATAGACACAGAAACACTGTACAATGCAGTTACAGATATTATTGATAAGCTAGTTGAAGTAAATCTGCTTGAGAAAGTATCGTAG
- a CDS encoding single-stranded DNA-binding protein (in Sulfolobus solfataricus this protein plays a role in promoter opening and RNA polymerase recruitment under specific conditions) → MSNPESVTKIKDLKPGMEGITTDVRVLENYGTRTIETKAGMRTLGEYLVGDDTGRVKLVIWGQKASSLNVGDAVEIKNAWVTSFRGEVQLNAGKNSELSKLNDDAVPSADQIPEEMPKAEGGAAPSRPRYSRGPRGRGRGRR, encoded by the coding sequence ATGTCAAATCCCGAATCTGTAACAAAAATAAAGGATTTAAAACCAGGAATGGAAGGAATAACAACTGACGTAAGAGTTCTGGAGAACTATGGTACAAGAACTATAGAGACAAAAGCAGGTATGAGAACACTTGGCGAATATCTTGTTGGCGACGACACTGGAAGGGTAAAGCTTGTTATATGGGGTCAAAAAGCATCATCTCTAAATGTTGGAGATGCTGTAGAGATAAAGAATGCTTGGGTCACTTCATTCAGGGGAGAGGTTCAGCTTAATGCAGGAAAGAATAGCGAGCTTTCAAAGTTAAACGACGACGCTGTTCCATCTGCTGATCAAATTCCAGAGGAGATGCCTAAGGCAGAGGGCGGGGCAGCCCCATCGAGACCTAGATACAGCAGAGGGCCAAGAGGAAGAGGAAGGGGAAGAAGGTGA
- a CDS encoding DUF2283 domain-containing protein, protein MLTELISTDDLMFIERHIFPYQGFQTIVRKLSSEEIYTISLRELEKAKIIYDRASDSLHIIIDEGEADKALLLENNIVVRIKDNRIIEIEIQDIGKMVQE, encoded by the coding sequence TTGCTTACAGAGCTTATAAGCACAGATGACTTGATGTTTATAGAAAGACATATTTTCCCATACCAAGGCTTTCAAACCATTGTGAGAAAATTGAGTAGCGAGGAAATATACACAATAAGTCTAAGAGAACTTGAAAAAGCGAAGATAATATATGACAGAGCCTCCGACTCCCTCCACATAATCATAGATGAGGGAGAAGCCGACAAAGCACTACTTCTAGAAAACAACATTGTCGTTAGAATAAAAGACAATAGAATAATCGAAATCGAGATCCAGGACATCGGAAAAATGGTTCAGGAGTAG
- a CDS encoding DUF973 family protein, producing MGSADPYVEAYKSMREGTLYLFIAWILIGIGLASVIFGLLTTIFVGRLASIIGALIGIIIVFLIGAIVALIGLWGKFLLGVRKLASINPDFSTASTLIYIGFFWGLILMLVGLPLVLALIGIALIIIGYLLLILGDIGMLIMCLKLNDLEKNLLYLVAGILFILSIFLPILGFIGWILLYVALGDSINKRMRAAPAPTPAPATSPSLV from the coding sequence TTGGGTAGTGCAGACCCCTATGTTGAAGCCTACAAGAGTATGCGTGAGGGGACACTATATCTGTTCATAGCATGGATTTTGATTGGTATAGGATTGGCTTCGGTGATATTCGGCTTACTAACAACGATTTTTGTCGGAAGATTGGCGTCAATTATCGGTGCTTTGATCGGTATCATAATTGTCTTTTTAATAGGCGCTATAGTAGCGTTGATAGGTCTGTGGGGCAAGTTCCTGCTGGGTGTGAGGAAACTGGCCTCTATAAACCCTGACTTCTCAACAGCTTCGACACTAATTTACATAGGCTTTTTCTGGGGCCTGATTCTAATGCTTGTGGGATTACCTCTCGTATTAGCCTTAATAGGCATAGCCTTGATCATCATAGGCTATTTGCTGCTGATACTAGGCGATATCGGTATGCTGATAATGTGCTTAAAACTAAATGATCTTGAGAAAAACTTGTTGTATCTGGTGGCAGGCATACTATTCATATTGTCAATATTCTTGCCAATCTTAGGCTTCATAGGCTGGATACTGCTATATGTGGCCCTGGGTGATAGTATAAACAAGAGAATGAGAGCAGCACCAGCTCCGACACCAGCCCCTGCCACATCGCCTTCCCTAGTCTAG
- a CDS encoding phosphate uptake regulator PhoU — translation MSMQKIVETRKVQRFGKSTLMISLPSEWVKAVDLKPSDLVVLEVKNDGSLVVVPQKLAEKRTKEKEIKIILSKNTSEELIQRALYTSYIVGYDRIVIEYEDSSIPPHIMGSIRTMVRMLIGAEIIDQTRNTIIIQNFVDTERYSIDGLVGRMTSTIKSMLEYLITSIKSGLVDHLKEITELEFEMDRVHALAIRYVYALNMLNTSQFLTEYRVLIKTLEDVGDALAQAAQILSEKTVLIDVVREVVGDKLEEMKLHLNYTIDMILQAITSQDLSIASRAADLAAEATKFISSVEADVIPKYKSLEDYLKMKSFFEKLMLLCFNLQAAAEVAFDIVMSKKENVIKLS, via the coding sequence ATGAGCATGCAAAAAATTGTTGAAACAAGAAAGGTTCAGAGATTCGGAAAATCAACACTCATGATATCGCTTCCTTCTGAATGGGTCAAAGCAGTTGATCTAAAGCCCTCTGACCTTGTGGTTCTCGAGGTGAAAAACGATGGCTCTCTGGTTGTTGTTCCGCAGAAGCTCGCTGAGAAGAGGACCAAGGAGAAGGAGATAAAAATAATTTTATCTAAAAATACTAGCGAAGAATTGATACAGAGAGCATTATACACCTCGTATATAGTAGGCTATGACAGAATAGTTATCGAATATGAGGACAGCTCTATACCGCCACACATAATGGGTAGTATCAGAACAATGGTTAGAATGCTGATAGGTGCTGAGATAATTGATCAAACCAGAAACACTATAATAATCCAGAACTTTGTTGATACAGAGAGGTATAGTATCGATGGGCTTGTCGGTAGAATGACCTCAACAATAAAGAGTATGTTGGAGTACCTAATAACATCTATTAAAAGCGGTTTAGTAGATCACTTGAAGGAGATCACAGAACTAGAATTTGAGATGGATAGAGTGCATGCACTTGCCATAAGATATGTCTATGCCCTAAACATGCTGAACACATCCCAGTTTCTAACAGAGTATAGAGTGTTGATAAAGACATTGGAGGATGTAGGGGATGCCCTTGCCCAAGCCGCGCAAATACTAAGCGAGAAAACAGTGTTGATAGATGTTGTTAGAGAAGTTGTTGGGGATAAGCTAGAGGAGATGAAGCTACACCTAAACTATACAATAGATATGATTTTGCAGGCTATAACAAGCCAGGACCTCTCAATAGCGAGTAGAGCAGCTGATTTAGCAGCTGAAGCAACAAAGTTTATCAGTAGTGTAGAAGCTGATGTAATACCAAAGTACAAGTCATTAGAGGACTATCTGAAGATGAAATCCTTCTTCGAAAAACTTATGCTACTATGCTTCAACCTGCAGGCAGCTGCAGAAGTAGCCTTCGACATTGTTATGAGCAAGAAAGAGAACGTTATAAAACTCTCATAA
- a CDS encoding ASCH domain-containing protein: MTIYLRGHIMVKKEFADLILSGLKTTTIRLGRVVPKSKEVIIHSGGRPVAKAVIEGVEYKRVGELSDEDAKRDGYQSIDELIKSLERIYKTRISDSDIVTIIRFRVVKKFNEIDTDDVYLGLEPIDIARLAHRYIFDELSEKDRRIVEELLKSKSIRTVAIKMFGSLNKRWIVRKTLRKCLAKLVKKGVIRVDEANLKKLAEVSGFWRRVYLDYAKNHGNKNGFI; encoded by the coding sequence TTGACTATTTATCTGAGAGGGCATATAATGGTTAAGAAAGAGTTTGCCGATCTTATATTGAGTGGGCTGAAGACTACTACGATAAGGCTTGGCAGGGTTGTGCCCAAGTCTAAGGAGGTTATTATTCATAGTGGTGGTAGGCCTGTTGCAAAGGCTGTTATAGAGGGTGTTGAGTATAAGAGGGTTGGGGAGCTCAGTGACGAGGATGCCAAGAGGGACGGCTATCAAAGCATCGATGAACTTATAAAGTCTTTGGAGAGGATATACAAGACCAGGATATCTGATAGCGATATTGTGACGATAATTAGGTTTAGGGTTGTGAAGAAATTCAACGAGATAGACACAGACGATGTTTATCTGGGGCTCGAGCCCATAGACATTGCGAGGCTTGCCCATAGATATATATTCGATGAGCTTTCAGAAAAAGATAGGAGGATAGTGGAGGAACTGCTGAAGAGTAAGAGCATAAGAACTGTTGCTATAAAGATGTTTGGGTCTCTCAACAAGAGGTGGATCGTCAGAAAAACCCTTAGAAAGTGTTTAGCGAAGCTGGTGAAAAAAGGTGTGATAAGAGTTGATGAGGCTAACCTCAAGAAGCTAGCAGAGGTTTCGGGTTTTTGGAGAAGGGTTTATTTGGATTATGCGAAAAATCATGGAAACAAAAATGGTTTTATCTAG